The genomic region GCCGAAGGAGAAGAGCTCGTGGCGACCAAGTAACTTCAATGTTTTCTGTTATTTGGATTAAATATTAaaacataaacacatttacatgtaaatttttatattttaaatgattttttaattatttgCACAACTGCAGTTCAAAGCAGCAGGCCACTGAGTAAATTTGTAAGCATAATTGTATACTTATAGTGAAATAATAGATATGTTCTTTTATGCCGTATAAGTTACAGTataaagttattctctctctctctctctctctctctctctctctctctctctctctctctctctctctctctctctctctctctctctctctctctctcaggacacaacaccaaaattaaaagaaggataagcatgggatggagagcatttgggacAGACACAATTCCTACCTTTCTGCCATTTGAAATAGAATTTTAACTTACCATGACAGTTGAGGAGAACCAAGACATGTACTTCAGTGGACCTTCCATGTTCTCGACAAAGGCTACAGGTCCCATTGCTACCATAAATTTGACCTGTAGTAAAATGATAGCCATAAGGAATGTTTATGCATGGGGAAAAGATTAGCATTTTGGGGATATAATGAGTTAAATAAACTGATATAGAGCACAACAGTTCTGCTAGAATTTACCAAAGATATTTCACAAGAGGTCACTGCAAAATTTTCGTTAAGTATGCAGCATCTTCAATTTGGTCCTTGGAATAATGTAAGCGACTTAAAACATTTGGTGATGTctcattgatcaatctattcttttcTATGATGGAAAAAGTTTGTTGCAtggaaataatgttaaaattatagaAATGATCAGCAACTTATTAAGATACTGTTTTGGTTTTCCTGATGCATCTATTTTACCTTGGATGCGTACTCTGGCCGTTCACTCATGAGCACCCAGAAGACAGTGGTTCCCATACTGAATCCTATATAGTTAAGATCCTTCTCTCCAGTTTTGTACAATGCATAGTCAATGGCTGCTGGTAGGTCATAGTACCCCATTTCATGCCAACTATTGAGAAGAATCACAGTTGTGAGTTAGAAAGATTGTGTGTGGAAATGACTAGCAATATGTAAGGGATGAAAATATGTTTCAAAAGATAAATTAATCAAAGCTTTGATTTccatattgaatattttttataatatgcaGATGCCAGTAGGATTGATATCAAAACCATGGCTAAAACCATTCTGATACAGCCATATGATGTGAATTATGATGTCAGTATAATCTTTCTTGATACTGGAAGTATGTTGACCTTTACTTTTGTCTGTCTTGTTTGTTATAAGTAAGACGGTTGTCTGGTATTGTTATTTGGctattgtgtatttatttatgcatgAGTAGAGTACATGATTACGGATAGATCTGTTTTAGAAAAATTCCATCTGTTATGTAAGCATAAGTTAATCATACCTATGGGGGAAGGTGTGTGTCTCACCTGAACTCCCAGAATGCCTCTTCACTTGAGGAAAGGTTCACATGATTCTTGGAGTAAGTGTTGCCTCTGGCATTAGCCAACCATACATCGTAGCCTTTATCCGCCAATAAGTAAGCTGCAAATGGAATATCAGGCTGGATTTTTGAAAATGTAAAAGGTCATTGATAGGGACTGGTGACTGTGCTAGGTGAACTGAATGTTAAAGTATGTGATTGTGTGATGGAAAAAGTAGCCAGCATATTTTTAGCACTAGAGTGGATAATAAGGGAGAAAAccttatgaatattttttaaacaGTTACAGAAACATGGGGTTTTAGAAAGCAATATCAGGTAGTAAATACAGAAAAGTACGCAGTAAAGAGAAGAACCTCTTAGTGAAGAATGGATGGAAGATTATattgataaatttgaaaatacttGTAATTCATATTCTGTAATGTGTGAGATTTGCCTGactgaaaagagaaaaatagtagTAAATTGATGCATTATTAAATGAGTAATTTAATGGATGTTAAGTTGACCAATAAAGCAATACTTCTATTCAAGCACAACATTTTGAAAGCAAAAGGACAGGGACCTACCTAAAGCCTTTTGGGGAGGCTCATTCATAATGAAATCCGATGAGGAGCACAGAAGACAGTGGTGGAGGAAAACAACTGGCCGTTGATCGTTGGGTAACCTGGTTTCATTAGGGCCGTGAGGAATTCTGTGTAACTCAAGGATGTATCCATCTTCAGTTGTGACGTGGTGGATCTCGGCAGGGTAACCATTAGCGATGATCATTTCAGGCTAAAAACGAGAGCAAAAgtccttcttaacccttttacccccaaagaacgtactggtacgtttcacaaaagccatccctttacccccatggacgtaccggtatgtccttgcaaaaaaatgctataaaattttttctttttcatatttttgataattatttgagaaaattcaggcattttccaagagaatgagaccaacctgacctctctatgacaaaaattaaggcttttagagcaatttaaaaaaaatatactgcaaaatgtgctgggaaaaatgtaaccccctggtggttaagggttggaaatttccaaatagcctgagggtaaaagggttaatactcaaAGAGCAGCTCAAATTTGCCTAAGAGAATTAGGGGCtgattaaaatttttcataatcatttaaAATTCACAGTCGCATATATACAACTGAGTTGTATTCCACTGATAGGGATTAATTACTGATTAAGGCAGTACAGTATTGTACAACAGCATATCTTATACAAGCAGTGTACTACGCTAATCTTACTATTTTTCtttctaaatgaaaataatttgtccATTGCCAATTCCTATCAGGCCTTGCTGGAAAAGAACAGTTTATAGATTGtgatcaacaaaaacaacaactactcACCGTTGTTAGATTGGTAAGGTGATGATGTTTATTAGATGCCCTTGATATTTCAGCTGCCATATCTCTTACAGGCTCTTCAAATTGTCTGTAATCAATCGAAAACCCTTCGGCTGATCTCGAAGCAGCCATAACAATGGCCAAAAAAATCAGTACTGGTTTCATTGTGGCTAGCATACAGCTGACAGTACCTGGAATACGCAATGATGATCTTGTCAAACAAGTTACATGAAACATTTAATCACTTAACTCTCTGTTTTCAGCATTTCTCCATTTAATGTTGATGAACGTTCGACAGtgattt from Palaemon carinicauda isolate YSFRI2023 unplaced genomic scaffold, ASM3689809v2 scaffold92, whole genome shotgun sequence harbors:
- the LOC137637671 gene encoding lipase lipl-1-like — encoded protein: MLATMKPVLIFLAIVMAASRSAEGFSIDYRQFEEPVRDMAAEISRASNKHHHLTNLTTPEMIIANGYPAEIHHVTTEDGYILELHRIPHGPNETRLPNDQRPVVFLHHCLLCSSSDFIMNEPPQKALAYLLADKGYDVWLANARGNTYSKNHVNLSSSEEAFWEFSWHEMGYYDLPAAIDYALYKTGEKDLNYIGFSMGTTVFWVLMSERPEYASKVKFMVAMGPVAFVENMEGPLKYMSWFSSTVMKTLKLLGRHELFSFGTLMDNLVSFSCDEERWTSAICHNALFLITGSNPDQLNKEMLPVILAHTPAGTSARTLYHYLQEVKSGYFRQFDYGTKKNKEVYGQTEPPSYHLERATPPVALFWSKNDWLASPADVLHLLAKLPNVVHVKMIDDDKFTHLDFIWAIQADTLLYYPILELLSKYQDRNGIEAV